In the Streptomyces sp. NBC_00193 genome, GAGGGGCTGCGCGCACGCGGGGGCCGCGCGGGCCGGGGGTCCGGCGGGCGGCGGTGTCAGTGCAGGTCAGTGCAGGGGGATCGTGCGGACCAGGCCGGCGAAGGCCTGCTGTTCCGCCTCGGTCAGTTCCACCGACTCCATCGGGTGGACGGAGGTGCCGCGCTGGGCGGGGATGACCGAGAGACCTTCGAAGGCGCCTGGTTCCGGGTGGTGGAAACGGCTGTCCCACAGCATGTGGCCGAGGCCGATCAGCCAGACGGCGGCGGCCACGAGCAGGACGGCGATGCCGATTTCCTGCGCGAGGGAAATGGAGGGGAACACGCGGTCCTCCAAAGGAGTGCTGGAGTGCGGTACAAGATCGGGCGTGGGGACACTCAACACCAGAACCGCCCGAATGGGTAGGGATGTGCTGAGCGTCACGCCAGGGCCAAAGGTCCCTTCCTCGGCTCCCGACCGTCCGGCTTCCGGCCCCGCTAGGCCAGCGGCAGCTTGAAGCCCTCGTGGCTCCGGGCGTAGCCCAGCCGCTCGTAGAAGCGGTGCGCGGCGGTGCGCCGCTTGTTGCTGGTGAGCTGCATCAGGCCGCAGCCGCGCTCGCGGGCCCGCTCCGCCGCCAGCTCCATCAGGCGGGCCCCGAGACCCCCGCCCCGCCGGTCCGCGCGGATCCGTACGGCCTCCACGAGGGCCCGCTCCCGTCCGCCCTGGCCGAGACCCGGGATGTACGTCAGCTGCAGACAGCCGACGAGGTCCCCGTCCGCCTCCAGGACCAGCATCTCGTTGCGCGGGTCCGCCGCGATCGCGGCGAAGGCCCGCTCGTGGGCCTCGGAGACCGGCGGGGCCGGCGCGGGCACCGTCCCGGCCCCGGCGTCGGCCGCGGCTCCGGCCGGGTCTTCGTCCTGGGCCAGCAGGGCGAGTACGGCGGGCAGGTCCTGACGCGTTGCGGTACGGAAGATCATGCCGGGATCATGCCAAAGGGGCCGGGCGGCGGTGCGGCCCGGCCCCTTCGGCGCCGCCGCTACGGGCGGAAGCGCACGACCTGCGGGTCGTGGTCGCTGTTC is a window encoding:
- a CDS encoding GNAT family N-acetyltransferase, translated to MIFRTATRQDLPAVLALLAQDEDPAGAAADAGAGTVPAPAPPVSEAHERAFAAIAADPRNEMLVLEADGDLVGCLQLTYIPGLGQGGRERALVEAVRIRADRRGGGLGARLMELAAERARERGCGLMQLTSNKRRTAAHRFYERLGYARSHEGFKLPLA